The Helianthus annuus cultivar XRQ/B chromosome 16, HanXRQr2.0-SUNRISE, whole genome shotgun sequence genome includes a window with the following:
- the LOC110918715 gene encoding protein RRP6-like 3 isoform X5, producing the protein MFFRIPISSYHQAAIVINLELILNSLGLQMENKHKLKIAFTVTFLAVASILLANKFRKHRKRKQNSTSCYLKSEAKPQHNFKRVLANNSYAPFKHLKLDENSSDLHPYESEIKALLEKLQLDIEFSNGSMDMKMSDKYVWVDDELKLKELVEVLSEERVFAVDTEQHSLRSFLGFTALIQISTRDEDYLVDTIAVHDIMGLLGPVFANPNICKVFHGADNDVIWLQRDFHIYVVNLFDTAKACDVLSKPQRSLAYLLETYCGVTTNKLYQREDWRQRPLPIDMVEYARMDAHYLLYIADCLVSELKNQKNDNSASENSATLDDDLHFVSEAIRRSNALCLQLFTKDLEASPGQSAAASMISRHLNDHGSSANNSQFQDLVRRLCCWRDLMARMHDESLKYVLSDNAIVSLAETVPLSPTDICTTLSQADIDTDFLNSNSTPRFPSSVVSSHLDDFPYLLQNETNNLDDLFQLILKKHIGPNGSCPFSLYNYGLLSKTNIKSSKRLVTKASGYKLSKQVARKASRELFVQKFSCKSPVYHNCRIYANDGRLLCYCDRRKLEWYVQRDLAKIVDEDPPAIMLLFEPKGRPEDEGNDFYIQSKKNICVGCGEGNHYLRYRIIPSCYRIHFPEHLKSHRSHDIVLVCVDCHEKAHSSAERYKKKVALEFGIPLFVHKVVNSNEQQDVSGSSTSVMKLGDCGVSPLELRTAAMALIRHGPRMPPQRREELKQVVKKYYGGREISEEDLEKALLVGMSPHEKRRLRKKRGISLNNTSSNNIVSDNDIKGEDNVDSYKNEVHEPENGSNLDITDPSEVEPNGQVHSSSDGAVFATCSSKLSLLGHGPHGKQVVDYLLKNHGEVGIQEFCQRWRQVFVESINPRFLPAGWDVTHSKGIDWTDFL; encoded by the exons ATGTTCTTCCGAATTCCAATCTCTTCATACCACCAGGCCGCCATTGTCATCAACCTCGAGCTTATTCTGAACTCGCTAGGGTTACAAATGGAGAATAAACACAAGCTTAAAATCGCATTCACAGTCACTTTTCTTGCTGTGGCTTCAATTTTACTTGCGAACAAGTTTCGAAAACATCGAAAGCGAAAACAGAACTCAACTTCTTGTTACTTGAAATCGGAAGCAAAACCGCAGCATAATTTCAAGCGTGTGTTAGCGAACAATTCGTATGCTCCGTTCAAGCACCTCAAGCTCGACG AAAATTCTTCGGATTTGCATCCGTATGAATCAGAGATCAAGGCTCTGTTGGAGAAATTACAGCTAGATATTGAGTTTTCTAATGGAAGTATGGATATGAAGATGAGTGATAAGTATGTTTGGGTTGATGATGAATTAAAGTTAAAAGAACTTGTGGAAGTTTTAAGTGAAGAAAGAGTGTTTGCTGTGGATACTGAACAGCATAGCTTACGGTCATTCTTAGGGTTTACAGCTCTTATTCAG ATTTCTACTAGAGATGAAGATTATTTGGTGGACACCATTGCTGTTCATGATATTATGGGACTTCTTGGCCCTGTATTTGCCAATCCCAATATCTGCAAG GTGTTCCATGGTGCTGATAATGATGTTATATGGCTACAAAGGGATTTTCATATATATGTTGTAAACTTATTCGACACTGCAAAG GCTTGTGATGTTTTATCAAAACCACAGAGATCATTAGCCTACTTACTTGAAACGTATTGTGGTGTCACCACTAACAAGCTTTACCAG CGTGAAGATTGGCGACAACGTCCGCTACCAATAGATATGGTTGAGTATGCTCGGATGGATGCACACTATTTGCTTTATATTGCAGACTGTCTCGTTTCTGAGCTAAAAAACCAGAAAAACG ATAATAGTGCATCAGAAAATTCAGCCACTCTCGATGACGATTTGCATTTTGTTTCTGAGGCCATCCGGCGTTCGAATGCCTTGTGTCTGCAACTCTTCACCAAAGATCTAGAAGCTTCCCCAGGGCAATCTGCTGCTGCTTCTATGATTTCTCGCCACTTAAATGATCATGGGAGTTCTGCAAACAACAGCCAG TTTCAGGATCTTGTTAGACGTCTATGCTGTTGGAGGGATTTGATG GCCCGTATGCATGATGAGAGCCTTAAATACGTACTATCTGATAATGCTATTGTATCTCTAGCTGAAACAGTTCCACTATCTCCAACTGATATCTGCACCACATTATCACAAGCTGATATAGACACAGATTTTCTAAATTCCAATTCTACCCCTCGGTTTCCATCCTCTGTTGTCTCGAGTCATTTGGATGACTTCCCTTACCTCCTCCAAAACGAGACAAACAATCTCGACGATTTATTTCAACTAATTCTCAAAAAGCACATTGGTCCAAACGGTTCTTGTCCTTTTTCACTTTACAACTATGGTTTACTTTCTAAAACCAACATTAAATCTTCAAAGAGATTAGTTACAAAGGCGAGTGGATACAAGTTATCAAAACAAGTTGCTCGCAAGGCTTCTCGAGAGCTGTTTGTTCAGAAGTTCTCTTGCAAATCTCCGGTGTATCATAACTGCAGGATATATGCTAATGATGGAAGATTGTTGTGTTACTGCGATCGAAGGAAGCTAGAATG GTATGTGCAGCGGGACCTAGCGAAAATTGTTGACGAAGACCCACCagccataatgcttctttttgaaCCCAAAGGTCGTCCAGAAGATGAAGGAAATGATTTTTATAttcaaagtaaaaaaaatatatgtgtaGGGTGTGGTGAAGGAAATCACTATTTACGGTACCGTATAATCCCATCATGCTATAGAATACACTTTCCCGAACATTTAAAAAGCCACCGGTCTCATGACATTGTTTTAGTTTGTGTCGATTGCCATGAAAAAGCACATTCATCTGCCGAAAGGTACAAAAAGAAAGTAGCTTTAGAATTCGGGATACCGTTATTTGTACATAAAGTGGTTAATTCTAACGAGCAACAAGATGTTTCCGGATCTTCGACATCTGTCATGAAACTTGGTGATTGTGGTGTGTCTCCTTTAGAGTTGAGAACGGCTGCAATGGCTCTTATTAGGCATGGCCCACGCATGCCACCTCAGCGCCGTGAGGAGTTGAAACAG GTTGTCAAGAAATACTATGGAGGAAGAGAAATATCAGAGGAAGATTTAGAAAAGGCTTTACTAGTAGGAATGAGTCCTCACGAAAAAAGACGATTACGGAAAAAAAGGGGCATATCTCTTAACAACACTTCTTCAAACAACATTGTTTCAGACAACGACATCAAGGGAGAAGATAATGTGGATTCATACAAAAATGAAGTTCACGAGCCCGAAAACGGTTCAAATCTGGATATTACGGATCCATCTGAAGTTGAACCAAACGGGCAGGTTCATTCGAGTTCTGATGGGGCGGTGTTTGCCACATGTAGTTCAAAGTTATCGTTATTAGGGCATGGCCCACATGGGAAACAAGTTGTTGATTATTTACTGAAGAACCATGGGGAAGTTGGGATTCAAGAATTTTGTCAAAGATGGAGGCAAGTTTTTGTTGAAAGTATTAATCCTCGGTTTTTGCCTGCGGGGTGGGATGTGACTCACAG CAAAGGAATTGATTGGACCGATTTTTTGTAG
- the LOC110918715 gene encoding protein RRP6-like 3 isoform X4, protein MFFRIPISSYHQAAIVINLELILNSLGLQMENKHKLKIAFTVTFLAVASILLANKFRKHRKRKQNSTSCYLKSEAKPQHNFKRVLANNSYAPFKHLKLDENSSDLHPYESEIKALLEKLQLDIEFSNGSMDMKMSDKYVWVDDELKLKELVEVLSEERVFAVDTEQHSLRSFLGFTALIQISTRDEDYLVDTIAVHDIMGLLGPVFANPNICKVFHGADNDVIWLQRDFHIYVVNLFDTAKACDVLSKPQRSLAYLLETYCGVTTNKLYQREDWRQRPLPIDMVEYARMDAHYLLYIADCLVSELKNQKNENSATLDDDLHFVSEAIRRSNALCLQLFTKDLEASPGQSAAASMISRHLNDHGSSANNSQDLVRRLCCWRDLMARMHDESLKYVLSDNAIVSLAETVPLSPTDICTTLSQADIDTDFLNSNSTPRFPSSVVSSHLDDFPYLLQNETNNLDDLFQLILKKHIGPNGSCPFSLYNYGLLSKTNIKSSKRLVTKASGYKLSKQVARKASRELFVQKFSCKSPVYHNCRIYANDGRLLCYCDRRKLEWYVQRDLAKIVDEDPPAIMLLFEPKGRPEDEGNDFYIQSKKNICVGCGEGNHYLRYRIIPSCYRIHFPEHLKSHRSHDIVLVCVDCHEKAHSSAERYKKKVALEFGIPLFVHKVVNSNEQQDVSGSSTSVMKLGDCGVSPLELRTAAMALIRHGPRMPPQRREELKQVVKKYYGGREISEEDLEKALLVGMSPHEKRRLRKKRGISLNNTSSNNIVSDNDIKGEDNVDSYKNEVHEPENGSNLDITDPSEVEPNGQVHSSSDGAVFATCSSKLSLLGHGPHGKQVVDYLLKNHGEVGIQEFCQRWRQVFVESINPRFLPAGWDVTHSGRREFGDFSVYNPANKAPVATKD, encoded by the exons ATGTTCTTCCGAATTCCAATCTCTTCATACCACCAGGCCGCCATTGTCATCAACCTCGAGCTTATTCTGAACTCGCTAGGGTTACAAATGGAGAATAAACACAAGCTTAAAATCGCATTCACAGTCACTTTTCTTGCTGTGGCTTCAATTTTACTTGCGAACAAGTTTCGAAAACATCGAAAGCGAAAACAGAACTCAACTTCTTGTTACTTGAAATCGGAAGCAAAACCGCAGCATAATTTCAAGCGTGTGTTAGCGAACAATTCGTATGCTCCGTTCAAGCACCTCAAGCTCGACG AAAATTCTTCGGATTTGCATCCGTATGAATCAGAGATCAAGGCTCTGTTGGAGAAATTACAGCTAGATATTGAGTTTTCTAATGGAAGTATGGATATGAAGATGAGTGATAAGTATGTTTGGGTTGATGATGAATTAAAGTTAAAAGAACTTGTGGAAGTTTTAAGTGAAGAAAGAGTGTTTGCTGTGGATACTGAACAGCATAGCTTACGGTCATTCTTAGGGTTTACAGCTCTTATTCAG ATTTCTACTAGAGATGAAGATTATTTGGTGGACACCATTGCTGTTCATGATATTATGGGACTTCTTGGCCCTGTATTTGCCAATCCCAATATCTGCAAG GTGTTCCATGGTGCTGATAATGATGTTATATGGCTACAAAGGGATTTTCATATATATGTTGTAAACTTATTCGACACTGCAAAG GCTTGTGATGTTTTATCAAAACCACAGAGATCATTAGCCTACTTACTTGAAACGTATTGTGGTGTCACCACTAACAAGCTTTACCAG CGTGAAGATTGGCGACAACGTCCGCTACCAATAGATATGGTTGAGTATGCTCGGATGGATGCACACTATTTGCTTTATATTGCAGACTGTCTCGTTTCTGAGCTAAAAAACCAGAAAAACG AAAATTCAGCCACTCTCGATGACGATTTGCATTTTGTTTCTGAGGCCATCCGGCGTTCGAATGCCTTGTGTCTGCAACTCTTCACCAAAGATCTAGAAGCTTCCCCAGGGCAATCTGCTGCTGCTTCTATGATTTCTCGCCACTTAAATGATCATGGGAGTTCTGCAAACAACAGCCAG GATCTTGTTAGACGTCTATGCTGTTGGAGGGATTTGATG GCCCGTATGCATGATGAGAGCCTTAAATACGTACTATCTGATAATGCTATTGTATCTCTAGCTGAAACAGTTCCACTATCTCCAACTGATATCTGCACCACATTATCACAAGCTGATATAGACACAGATTTTCTAAATTCCAATTCTACCCCTCGGTTTCCATCCTCTGTTGTCTCGAGTCATTTGGATGACTTCCCTTACCTCCTCCAAAACGAGACAAACAATCTCGACGATTTATTTCAACTAATTCTCAAAAAGCACATTGGTCCAAACGGTTCTTGTCCTTTTTCACTTTACAACTATGGTTTACTTTCTAAAACCAACATTAAATCTTCAAAGAGATTAGTTACAAAGGCGAGTGGATACAAGTTATCAAAACAAGTTGCTCGCAAGGCTTCTCGAGAGCTGTTTGTTCAGAAGTTCTCTTGCAAATCTCCGGTGTATCATAACTGCAGGATATATGCTAATGATGGAAGATTGTTGTGTTACTGCGATCGAAGGAAGCTAGAATG GTATGTGCAGCGGGACCTAGCGAAAATTGTTGACGAAGACCCACCagccataatgcttctttttgaaCCCAAAGGTCGTCCAGAAGATGAAGGAAATGATTTTTATAttcaaagtaaaaaaaatatatgtgtaGGGTGTGGTGAAGGAAATCACTATTTACGGTACCGTATAATCCCATCATGCTATAGAATACACTTTCCCGAACATTTAAAAAGCCACCGGTCTCATGACATTGTTTTAGTTTGTGTCGATTGCCATGAAAAAGCACATTCATCTGCCGAAAGGTACAAAAAGAAAGTAGCTTTAGAATTCGGGATACCGTTATTTGTACATAAAGTGGTTAATTCTAACGAGCAACAAGATGTTTCCGGATCTTCGACATCTGTCATGAAACTTGGTGATTGTGGTGTGTCTCCTTTAGAGTTGAGAACGGCTGCAATGGCTCTTATTAGGCATGGCCCACGCATGCCACCTCAGCGCCGTGAGGAGTTGAAACAG GTTGTCAAGAAATACTATGGAGGAAGAGAAATATCAGAGGAAGATTTAGAAAAGGCTTTACTAGTAGGAATGAGTCCTCACGAAAAAAGACGATTACGGAAAAAAAGGGGCATATCTCTTAACAACACTTCTTCAAACAACATTGTTTCAGACAACGACATCAAGGGAGAAGATAATGTGGATTCATACAAAAATGAAGTTCACGAGCCCGAAAACGGTTCAAATCTGGATATTACGGATCCATCTGAAGTTGAACCAAACGGGCAGGTTCATTCGAGTTCTGATGGGGCGGTGTTTGCCACATGTAGTTCAAAGTTATCGTTATTAGGGCATGGCCCACATGGGAAACAAGTTGTTGATTATTTACTGAAGAACCATGGGGAAGTTGGGATTCAAGAATTTTGTCAAAGATGGAGGCAAGTTTTTGTTGAAAGTATTAATCCTCGGTTTTTGCCTGCGGGGTGGGATGTGACTCACAG CGGTAGAAGAGAGTTTGGGGACTTCAGTGTATACAATCCTGCAAATAAAGCTCCTGTTGCTACTAAGgattaa
- the LOC110918715 gene encoding protein RRP6-like 3 isoform X2 translates to MFFRIPISSYHQAAIVINLELILNSLGLQMENKHKLKIAFTVTFLAVASILLANKFRKHRKRKQNSTSCYLKSEAKPQHNFKRVLANNSYAPFKHLKLDENSSDLHPYESEIKALLEKLQLDIEFSNGSMDMKMSDKYVWVDDELKLKELVEVLSEERVFAVDTEQHSLRSFLGFTALIQISTRDEDYLVDTIAVHDIMGLLGPVFANPNICKVFHGADNDVIWLQRDFHIYVVNLFDTAKACDVLSKPQRSLAYLLETYCGVTTNKLYQREDWRQRPLPIDMVEYARMDAHYLLYIADCLVSELKNQKNDNSASENSATLDDDLHFVSEAIRRSNALCLQLFTKDLEASPGQSAAASMISRHLNDHGSSANNSQDLVRRLCCWRDLMARMHDESLKYVLSDNAIVSLAETVPLSPTDICTTLSQADIDTDFLNSNSTPRFPSSVVSSHLDDFPYLLQNETNNLDDLFQLILKKHIGPNGSCPFSLYNYGLLSKTNIKSSKRLVTKASGYKLSKQVARKASRELFVQKFSCKSPVYHNCRIYANDGRLLCYCDRRKLEWYVQRDLAKIVDEDPPAIMLLFEPKGRPEDEGNDFYIQSKKNICVGCGEGNHYLRYRIIPSCYRIHFPEHLKSHRSHDIVLVCVDCHEKAHSSAERYKKKVALEFGIPLFVHKVVNSNEQQDVSGSSTSVMKLGDCGVSPLELRTAAMALIRHGPRMPPQRREELKQVVKKYYGGREISEEDLEKALLVGMSPHEKRRLRKKRGISLNNTSSNNIVSDNDIKGEDNVDSYKNEVHEPENGSNLDITDPSEVEPNGQVHSSSDGAVFATCSSKLSLLGHGPHGKQVVDYLLKNHGEVGIQEFCQRWRQVFVESINPRFLPAGWDVTHSGRREFGDFSVYNPANKAPVATKD, encoded by the exons ATGTTCTTCCGAATTCCAATCTCTTCATACCACCAGGCCGCCATTGTCATCAACCTCGAGCTTATTCTGAACTCGCTAGGGTTACAAATGGAGAATAAACACAAGCTTAAAATCGCATTCACAGTCACTTTTCTTGCTGTGGCTTCAATTTTACTTGCGAACAAGTTTCGAAAACATCGAAAGCGAAAACAGAACTCAACTTCTTGTTACTTGAAATCGGAAGCAAAACCGCAGCATAATTTCAAGCGTGTGTTAGCGAACAATTCGTATGCTCCGTTCAAGCACCTCAAGCTCGACG AAAATTCTTCGGATTTGCATCCGTATGAATCAGAGATCAAGGCTCTGTTGGAGAAATTACAGCTAGATATTGAGTTTTCTAATGGAAGTATGGATATGAAGATGAGTGATAAGTATGTTTGGGTTGATGATGAATTAAAGTTAAAAGAACTTGTGGAAGTTTTAAGTGAAGAAAGAGTGTTTGCTGTGGATACTGAACAGCATAGCTTACGGTCATTCTTAGGGTTTACAGCTCTTATTCAG ATTTCTACTAGAGATGAAGATTATTTGGTGGACACCATTGCTGTTCATGATATTATGGGACTTCTTGGCCCTGTATTTGCCAATCCCAATATCTGCAAG GTGTTCCATGGTGCTGATAATGATGTTATATGGCTACAAAGGGATTTTCATATATATGTTGTAAACTTATTCGACACTGCAAAG GCTTGTGATGTTTTATCAAAACCACAGAGATCATTAGCCTACTTACTTGAAACGTATTGTGGTGTCACCACTAACAAGCTTTACCAG CGTGAAGATTGGCGACAACGTCCGCTACCAATAGATATGGTTGAGTATGCTCGGATGGATGCACACTATTTGCTTTATATTGCAGACTGTCTCGTTTCTGAGCTAAAAAACCAGAAAAACG ATAATAGTGCATCAGAAAATTCAGCCACTCTCGATGACGATTTGCATTTTGTTTCTGAGGCCATCCGGCGTTCGAATGCCTTGTGTCTGCAACTCTTCACCAAAGATCTAGAAGCTTCCCCAGGGCAATCTGCTGCTGCTTCTATGATTTCTCGCCACTTAAATGATCATGGGAGTTCTGCAAACAACAGCCAG GATCTTGTTAGACGTCTATGCTGTTGGAGGGATTTGATG GCCCGTATGCATGATGAGAGCCTTAAATACGTACTATCTGATAATGCTATTGTATCTCTAGCTGAAACAGTTCCACTATCTCCAACTGATATCTGCACCACATTATCACAAGCTGATATAGACACAGATTTTCTAAATTCCAATTCTACCCCTCGGTTTCCATCCTCTGTTGTCTCGAGTCATTTGGATGACTTCCCTTACCTCCTCCAAAACGAGACAAACAATCTCGACGATTTATTTCAACTAATTCTCAAAAAGCACATTGGTCCAAACGGTTCTTGTCCTTTTTCACTTTACAACTATGGTTTACTTTCTAAAACCAACATTAAATCTTCAAAGAGATTAGTTACAAAGGCGAGTGGATACAAGTTATCAAAACAAGTTGCTCGCAAGGCTTCTCGAGAGCTGTTTGTTCAGAAGTTCTCTTGCAAATCTCCGGTGTATCATAACTGCAGGATATATGCTAATGATGGAAGATTGTTGTGTTACTGCGATCGAAGGAAGCTAGAATG GTATGTGCAGCGGGACCTAGCGAAAATTGTTGACGAAGACCCACCagccataatgcttctttttgaaCCCAAAGGTCGTCCAGAAGATGAAGGAAATGATTTTTATAttcaaagtaaaaaaaatatatgtgtaGGGTGTGGTGAAGGAAATCACTATTTACGGTACCGTATAATCCCATCATGCTATAGAATACACTTTCCCGAACATTTAAAAAGCCACCGGTCTCATGACATTGTTTTAGTTTGTGTCGATTGCCATGAAAAAGCACATTCATCTGCCGAAAGGTACAAAAAGAAAGTAGCTTTAGAATTCGGGATACCGTTATTTGTACATAAAGTGGTTAATTCTAACGAGCAACAAGATGTTTCCGGATCTTCGACATCTGTCATGAAACTTGGTGATTGTGGTGTGTCTCCTTTAGAGTTGAGAACGGCTGCAATGGCTCTTATTAGGCATGGCCCACGCATGCCACCTCAGCGCCGTGAGGAGTTGAAACAG GTTGTCAAGAAATACTATGGAGGAAGAGAAATATCAGAGGAAGATTTAGAAAAGGCTTTACTAGTAGGAATGAGTCCTCACGAAAAAAGACGATTACGGAAAAAAAGGGGCATATCTCTTAACAACACTTCTTCAAACAACATTGTTTCAGACAACGACATCAAGGGAGAAGATAATGTGGATTCATACAAAAATGAAGTTCACGAGCCCGAAAACGGTTCAAATCTGGATATTACGGATCCATCTGAAGTTGAACCAAACGGGCAGGTTCATTCGAGTTCTGATGGGGCGGTGTTTGCCACATGTAGTTCAAAGTTATCGTTATTAGGGCATGGCCCACATGGGAAACAAGTTGTTGATTATTTACTGAAGAACCATGGGGAAGTTGGGATTCAAGAATTTTGTCAAAGATGGAGGCAAGTTTTTGTTGAAAGTATTAATCCTCGGTTTTTGCCTGCGGGGTGGGATGTGACTCACAG CGGTAGAAGAGAGTTTGGGGACTTCAGTGTATACAATCCTGCAAATAAAGCTCCTGTTGCTACTAAGgattaa
- the LOC110918715 gene encoding protein RRP6-like 3 isoform X6 → MFFRIPISSYHQAAIVINLELILNSLGLQMENKHKLKIAFTVTFLAVASILLANKFRKHRKRKQNSTSCYLKSEAKPQHNFKRVLANNSYAPFKHLKLDENSSDLHPYESEIKALLEKLQLDIEFSNGSMDMKMSDKYVWVDDELKLKELVEVLSEERVFAVDTEQHSLRSFLGFTALIQISTRDEDYLVDTIAVHDIMGLLGPVFANPNICKVFHGADNDVIWLQRDFHIYVVNLFDTAKACDVLSKPQRSLAYLLETYCGVTTNKLYQREDWRQRPLPIDMVEYARMDAHYLLYIADCLVSELKNQKNDNSASENSATLDDDLHFVSEAIRRSNALCLQLFTKDLEASPGQSAAASMISRHLNDHGSSANNSQFQDLVRRLCCWRDLMARMHDESLKYVLSDNAIVSLAETVPLSPTDICTTLSQADIDTDFLNSNSTPRFPSSVVSSHLDDFPYLLQNETNNLDDLFQLILKKHIGPNGSCPFSLYNYGLLSKTNIKSSKRLVTKASGYKLSKQVARKASRELFVQKFSCKSPVYHNCRIYANDGRLLCYCDRRKLEWYVQRDLAKIVDEDPPAIMLLFEPKGRPEDEGNDFYIQSKKNICVGCGEGNHYLRYRIIPSCYRIHFPEHLKSHRSHDIVLVCVDCHEKAHSSAERYKKKVALEFGIPLFVHKVVNSNEQQDVSGSSTSVMKLGDCGVSPLELRTAAMALIRHGPRMPPQRREELKQVVKKYYGGREISEEDLEKALLVGMSPHEKRRLRKKRGISLNNTSSNNIVSDNDIKGEDNVDSYKNEVHEPENGSNLDITDPSEVEPNGQVHSSSDGAVFATCSSKLSLLGHGPHGKQVVDYLLKNHGEVGIQEFCQRWRQVFVESINPRFLPAGWDVTHRN, encoded by the exons ATGTTCTTCCGAATTCCAATCTCTTCATACCACCAGGCCGCCATTGTCATCAACCTCGAGCTTATTCTGAACTCGCTAGGGTTACAAATGGAGAATAAACACAAGCTTAAAATCGCATTCACAGTCACTTTTCTTGCTGTGGCTTCAATTTTACTTGCGAACAAGTTTCGAAAACATCGAAAGCGAAAACAGAACTCAACTTCTTGTTACTTGAAATCGGAAGCAAAACCGCAGCATAATTTCAAGCGTGTGTTAGCGAACAATTCGTATGCTCCGTTCAAGCACCTCAAGCTCGACG AAAATTCTTCGGATTTGCATCCGTATGAATCAGAGATCAAGGCTCTGTTGGAGAAATTACAGCTAGATATTGAGTTTTCTAATGGAAGTATGGATATGAAGATGAGTGATAAGTATGTTTGGGTTGATGATGAATTAAAGTTAAAAGAACTTGTGGAAGTTTTAAGTGAAGAAAGAGTGTTTGCTGTGGATACTGAACAGCATAGCTTACGGTCATTCTTAGGGTTTACAGCTCTTATTCAG ATTTCTACTAGAGATGAAGATTATTTGGTGGACACCATTGCTGTTCATGATATTATGGGACTTCTTGGCCCTGTATTTGCCAATCCCAATATCTGCAAG GTGTTCCATGGTGCTGATAATGATGTTATATGGCTACAAAGGGATTTTCATATATATGTTGTAAACTTATTCGACACTGCAAAG GCTTGTGATGTTTTATCAAAACCACAGAGATCATTAGCCTACTTACTTGAAACGTATTGTGGTGTCACCACTAACAAGCTTTACCAG CGTGAAGATTGGCGACAACGTCCGCTACCAATAGATATGGTTGAGTATGCTCGGATGGATGCACACTATTTGCTTTATATTGCAGACTGTCTCGTTTCTGAGCTAAAAAACCAGAAAAACG ATAATAGTGCATCAGAAAATTCAGCCACTCTCGATGACGATTTGCATTTTGTTTCTGAGGCCATCCGGCGTTCGAATGCCTTGTGTCTGCAACTCTTCACCAAAGATCTAGAAGCTTCCCCAGGGCAATCTGCTGCTGCTTCTATGATTTCTCGCCACTTAAATGATCATGGGAGTTCTGCAAACAACAGCCAG TTTCAGGATCTTGTTAGACGTCTATGCTGTTGGAGGGATTTGATG GCCCGTATGCATGATGAGAGCCTTAAATACGTACTATCTGATAATGCTATTGTATCTCTAGCTGAAACAGTTCCACTATCTCCAACTGATATCTGCACCACATTATCACAAGCTGATATAGACACAGATTTTCTAAATTCCAATTCTACCCCTCGGTTTCCATCCTCTGTTGTCTCGAGTCATTTGGATGACTTCCCTTACCTCCTCCAAAACGAGACAAACAATCTCGACGATTTATTTCAACTAATTCTCAAAAAGCACATTGGTCCAAACGGTTCTTGTCCTTTTTCACTTTACAACTATGGTTTACTTTCTAAAACCAACATTAAATCTTCAAAGAGATTAGTTACAAAGGCGAGTGGATACAAGTTATCAAAACAAGTTGCTCGCAAGGCTTCTCGAGAGCTGTTTGTTCAGAAGTTCTCTTGCAAATCTCCGGTGTATCATAACTGCAGGATATATGCTAATGATGGAAGATTGTTGTGTTACTGCGATCGAAGGAAGCTAGAATG GTATGTGCAGCGGGACCTAGCGAAAATTGTTGACGAAGACCCACCagccataatgcttctttttgaaCCCAAAGGTCGTCCAGAAGATGAAGGAAATGATTTTTATAttcaaagtaaaaaaaatatatgtgtaGGGTGTGGTGAAGGAAATCACTATTTACGGTACCGTATAATCCCATCATGCTATAGAATACACTTTCCCGAACATTTAAAAAGCCACCGGTCTCATGACATTGTTTTAGTTTGTGTCGATTGCCATGAAAAAGCACATTCATCTGCCGAAAGGTACAAAAAGAAAGTAGCTTTAGAATTCGGGATACCGTTATTTGTACATAAAGTGGTTAATTCTAACGAGCAACAAGATGTTTCCGGATCTTCGACATCTGTCATGAAACTTGGTGATTGTGGTGTGTCTCCTTTAGAGTTGAGAACGGCTGCAATGGCTCTTATTAGGCATGGCCCACGCATGCCACCTCAGCGCCGTGAGGAGTTGAAACAG GTTGTCAAGAAATACTATGGAGGAAGAGAAATATCAGAGGAAGATTTAGAAAAGGCTTTACTAGTAGGAATGAGTCCTCACGAAAAAAGACGATTACGGAAAAAAAGGGGCATATCTCTTAACAACACTTCTTCAAACAACATTGTTTCAGACAACGACATCAAGGGAGAAGATAATGTGGATTCATACAAAAATGAAGTTCACGAGCCCGAAAACGGTTCAAATCTGGATATTACGGATCCATCTGAAGTTGAACCAAACGGGCAGGTTCATTCGAGTTCTGATGGGGCGGTGTTTGCCACATGTAGTTCAAAGTTATCGTTATTAGGGCATGGCCCACATGGGAAACAAGTTGTTGATTATTTACTGAAGAACCATGGGGAAGTTGGGATTCAAGAATTTTGTCAAAGATGGAGGCAAGTTTTTGTTGAAAGTATTAATCCTCGGTTTTTGCCTGCGGGGTGGGATGTGACTCACAG GAATTGA